A stretch of Sphingomicrobium flavum DNA encodes these proteins:
- a CDS encoding cell division protein FtsX, which produces MTLPFTLSGPDRRLLAAGKRRGATKWLIAIQMFVMVVVSAAGLAIGNAAAVLGAATDHQYSLQLAGGGDRSAELAEAARALDGVEQALAIPEAEVRATLDRWLGAAADEADLPVPAIVELTLADGVDVAAIETALTTQFDGATLTSNRTTIAPLLRSLQALGWVSAFIVLLVALAAGAAVVLASRAALAANQDVISVMHGVGATDEQVARLFQYRIATDSLVGGLMGAGVAALVLALVATTGLAIAGRMAGQALLTPLDVILLALLPLVGALLATMVARQAVLAALRERP; this is translated from the coding sequence ATGACGCTGCCCTTCACCCTGTCCGGCCCTGATCGCCGCCTGCTCGCCGCGGGCAAAAGGCGCGGGGCGACCAAATGGCTGATCGCGATCCAGATGTTCGTGATGGTCGTGGTTTCGGCTGCCGGGCTTGCCATCGGCAATGCGGCGGCAGTGCTGGGCGCCGCGACCGATCATCAATATAGTTTGCAGCTGGCAGGCGGGGGCGATCGTTCGGCCGAACTGGCCGAGGCGGCGCGCGCGCTCGACGGAGTCGAACAGGCGCTCGCCATTCCCGAAGCCGAAGTGCGCGCGACGCTTGATCGCTGGCTGGGCGCGGCGGCGGACGAAGCCGATCTGCCCGTCCCGGCGATAGTCGAACTGACGCTTGCCGATGGGGTCGATGTCGCGGCGATCGAAACCGCGCTGACCACCCAATTCGATGGCGCGACGCTGACCAGCAACCGCACCACCATCGCGCCGCTGCTGCGATCGCTCCAGGCGCTCGGCTGGGTTTCGGCCTTCATCGTGCTGCTGGTGGCGCTGGCCGCCGGGGCTGCGGTGGTGCTCGCCTCGCGCGCTGCTTTGGCGGCCAATCAGGATGTGATTTCGGTCATGCACGGCGTGGGCGCGACGGACGAGCAGGTGGCGCGATTGTTCCAATATCGCATCGCGACCGATTCGCTGGTCGGCGGGCTGATGGGCGCGGGGGTGGCGGCGCTGGTGCTTGCCCTGGTGGCGACCACCGGGCTAGCCATCGCCGGGCGCATGGCAGGACAGGCGCTGCTGACCCCGCTCGACGTCATTTTGCTCGCTTTATTGCCACTGGTGGGCGCACTACTCGCGACAATGGTTGCAAGACAGGCGGTATTGGCGGCATTGCGCGAACGACCATGA
- a CDS encoding YdcF family protein — protein sequence MILRLFAFTALLYALGFALFGVTLGKPAPADSRETAAIVVLTGGKGRIEQAVDRLADGKAERLLIAGADPLVTEADMIDRLEGQRELVECCVDLGSESVDTRSNAEEARRWLDKHDYDELRLVTSDWHMRRAAYEFRRELGEDVHIVFDAVPTRPGFFTLFAEYNKYLLRRLGVLIGI from the coding sequence ATGATCTTGCGCCTCTTCGCCTTTACCGCGCTTCTTTACGCGCTGGGCTTTGCGCTGTTCGGCGTGACGCTGGGCAAGCCTGCGCCCGCCGATTCGCGCGAAACCGCCGCCATCGTGGTGCTGACAGGGGGCAAGGGGCGGATCGAACAGGCGGTCGACCGGCTGGCCGATGGCAAGGCCGAACGGCTGCTGATCGCGGGCGCAGACCCGCTGGTGACCGAGGCCGACATGATCGACCGGCTAGAGGGCCAGCGCGAACTGGTCGAATGCTGCGTCGATCTGGGATCGGAATCGGTCGACACCCGCTCCAACGCCGAAGAAGCGCGCCGCTGGCTCGACAAGCATGATTATGACGAGCTGCGGCTGGTCACCTCCGACTGGCATATGCGCCGCGCCGCCTATGAATTCCGCCGCGAGCTGGGCGAGGATGTCCATATCGTCTTCGACGCCGTGCCGACCCGTCCGGGCTTCTTCACGCTCTTTGCCGAATATAACAAATATCTGCTGCGCCGCTTGGGCGTGCTGATCGGAATCTGA
- a CDS encoding lysophospholipid acyltransferase family protein, which translates to MAFLRSLLFALLFYPGTLVICIMALVVAIFSKEGLRDVVHFWAQYHYWLVQNVLGIRFEWEGDLPDGPYLIAVKHEAMVEAVDTLRFANMPVVVMKRELTTMPFFGWVNRRYGVIGVDRKAGAAALRNMMKAAKKAVATQRPVIIFPEGTRIPHGEKPPLRPGFAGLYKMLGLPVVPIAHDGGKVWPKGFVKQSGTIRFKVGEIIAPGLPRQEVEARVHEAINALND; encoded by the coding sequence ATGGCCTTCCTGCGCTCGCTCCTCTTCGCCCTGCTGTTCTACCCCGGCACGCTGGTGATCTGCATCATGGCGCTGGTGGTGGCGATCTTCAGCAAGGAGGGGCTGCGCGATGTCGTCCATTTCTGGGCCCAATATCATTATTGGCTGGTCCAGAATGTGCTGGGCATCCGTTTCGAATGGGAAGGCGACCTGCCTGATGGGCCTTACCTGATTGCGGTCAAGCATGAGGCGATGGTGGAAGCGGTCGATACGCTGCGCTTTGCCAACATGCCGGTGGTGGTGATGAAGCGCGAGCTGACCACCATGCCCTTCTTCGGCTGGGTCAATCGCCGCTACGGCGTGATCGGGGTCGATCGCAAGGCGGGCGCGGCGGCGCTGCGCAATATGATGAAGGCGGCCAAGAAAGCGGTCGCGACCCAGCGCCCCGTTATCATCTTCCCCGAAGGCACGCGCATTCCGCATGGTGAAAAGCCGCCGCTGCGTCCGGGCTTTGCCGGGCTCTACAAGATGCTAGGCCTGCCGGTGGTGCCGATCGCGCATGATGGCGGGAAGGTCTGGCCCAAGGGCTTTGTAAAGCAATCGGGCACGATCCGCTTCAAGGTAGGCGAAATCATCGCCCCGGGCCTGCCCCGCCAGGAGGTCGAGGCCCGGGTGCATGAGGCAATCAACGCGCTGAACGACTAA
- the pheT gene encoding phenylalanine--tRNA ligase subunit beta yields the protein MKFPLSWLKEHLDTDASPETIADTLTAIGLEIEDVTNPAEALQPFKIAKVLSAEKHPEADKLQVLSVDAGDGPMQVVCGAPNARAGMLGVFGGPGTYIPGSDFTLGQATIRGVASNGMMCSARELELGEDHDGIIELPEDAPVGKSFADYASLDDPVFDVNVTPNRQDCMGVRGIARDLAAAGIGTLKPLELADIKGSFANPVEIRTDDPEGCPAFYGRVVKGVTNGASPDWMQRRLKAAGQRPISALVDITNYVMLGLGRPAHAYDLAKLNGPVVARSARDGEKVLALNEKEYVLDETMTVIADDDGVHDIAGIMGGEHSGVDDATTDVLLEIAYFDPERIAKTGQKLTLTSDARSRFERGVDPAFLDDGLTILTQLILDICGGEASEVTRAGTPPTETKTLTFDWSRTAALGGIEVPQEQQAEILTRLGFSVDGHKVTVPTWRRDVDGNADLVEEVARIIGYDAVPSTALPREDGVARAVASRTQLAERRLRRAAAARGLNETITWSFISEELAGLVGGGVHVVANPISEDMKVMRPSLLPGLAAAARRNLDRGADSVRLFEVGRRYLAEGERLTATLLLTGAKRRRGWQHGKAVGFDAYDAKAEATALLEAAGAPADNLMLMMGAGDHWHPGRSAKLGLGPKKILARFGELHPSLAKALDLPAGTVAAELYLDEIPQPRSNDRARVQYAPPALQPVFRDFAFIVPDDLAAADLERAIAGADKKQIVGVRTFDRFEGKDGLSLAVEVMLQPQEKSFTDEQIGAISQAVIAAAQNKGATLRG from the coding sequence ATGAAGTTTCCGCTGAGCTGGCTGAAAGAGCATCTCGACACCGATGCTTCGCCCGAGACCATCGCCGACACGCTGACCGCCATCGGGCTGGAGATTGAAGACGTCACCAACCCCGCCGAAGCCTTGCAGCCCTTCAAGATTGCCAAGGTGCTGAGCGCCGAAAAGCATCCGGAAGCCGACAAGCTCCAGGTGCTGAGCGTCGATGCCGGTGACGGGCCAATGCAGGTCGTGTGCGGTGCGCCCAATGCGCGCGCCGGGATGCTGGGCGTGTTCGGCGGGCCGGGCACCTATATTCCGGGCAGCGATTTCACGCTGGGCCAGGCCACCATTCGCGGCGTGGCGAGCAACGGCATGATGTGTTCGGCGCGCGAGCTCGAGCTGGGCGAGGATCATGACGGCATCATCGAACTGCCCGAGGATGCGCCGGTGGGCAAAAGCTTCGCCGATTATGCCTCGCTCGACGATCCGGTGTTCGACGTCAATGTGACACCTAACCGGCAGGATTGCATGGGCGTTCGCGGCATCGCACGCGATCTTGCCGCCGCCGGCATCGGGACGCTGAAGCCCCTTGAACTGGCCGACATAAAGGGAAGCTTCGCCAACCCGGTCGAGATCCGTACCGACGATCCCGAAGGCTGTCCGGCCTTCTATGGCCGCGTCGTGAAGGGCGTCACCAATGGTGCCTCGCCCGACTGGATGCAGCGCCGCCTCAAGGCTGCGGGGCAGCGCCCGATTTCGGCGCTGGTCGACATCACCAACTATGTGATGCTGGGCCTTGGACGCCCCGCCCATGCCTATGATCTGGCCAAGTTGAACGGCCCGGTCGTCGCGCGGAGCGCCAGGGATGGCGAAAAGGTGCTGGCGCTCAACGAGAAGGAATATGTGCTCGACGAGACGATGACCGTCATCGCCGACGATGATGGCGTGCATGACATCGCCGGCATCATGGGCGGTGAGCATAGCGGCGTGGATGACGCCACCACCGACGTGCTGCTGGAAATCGCTTATTTCGATCCCGAGCGCATCGCCAAGACCGGCCAGAAGCTGACGCTGACCAGCGACGCGCGCAGCCGCTTCGAGCGCGGTGTCGATCCGGCCTTCCTCGACGATGGCCTGACCATCCTGACACAGCTGATCCTCGACATTTGCGGCGGTGAGGCGAGCGAAGTGACGCGCGCGGGCACCCCGCCGACCGAAACCAAGACGCTGACCTTCGACTGGAGCCGCACGGCGGCGCTGGGCGGGATCGAGGTGCCGCAGGAGCAGCAGGCCGAGATCCTCACACGCCTTGGTTTCAGCGTCGATGGCCACAAGGTGACGGTACCGACCTGGCGCCGCGACGTGGACGGCAATGCCGACCTGGTCGAGGAAGTGGCGCGGATCATCGGCTATGACGCCGTGCCCTCCACCGCGCTGCCGCGCGAGGATGGCGTGGCCCGTGCCGTGGCCAGCCGGACCCAGCTGGCCGAACGCCGCCTGCGCCGCGCCGCTGCTGCGCGCGGACTTAATGAGACCATCACCTGGAGCTTCATTTCCGAAGAGCTGGCCGGCCTTGTCGGCGGGGGTGTGCATGTGGTCGCCAACCCGATCAGCGAGGACATGAAGGTCATGCGGCCTTCGCTGCTGCCCGGTTTGGCCGCAGCGGCGCGCCGCAACCTGGATCGCGGGGCCGACAGCGTGCGCCTGTTCGAAGTGGGTCGACGCTATCTCGCCGAAGGCGAGAGATTGACCGCCACCCTGCTGCTGACCGGCGCAAAGCGTCGCCGCGGCTGGCAGCATGGCAAGGCCGTGGGCTTCGATGCCTATGATGCCAAGGCGGAAGCGACCGCTTTGCTTGAGGCTGCCGGGGCGCCTGCTGACAACCTCATGCTCATGATGGGCGCTGGCGATCATTGGCATCCGGGCCGTTCGGCCAAGCTGGGCCTGGGTCCCAAGAAAATCCTGGCGCGCTTTGGCGAATTGCATCCCAGCCTTGCCAAGGCGCTGGACCTGCCCGCCGGCACGGTGGCCGCCGAGCTTTATCTGGATGAAATCCCGCAGCCCCGCAGCAACGACCGCGCGCGCGTCCAATATGCGCCGCCCGCGCTGCAGCCGGTCTTCCGCGATTTCGCCTTCATCGTGCCCGACGATCTGGCCGCTGCCGATCTGGAACGCGCCATCGCTGGCGCGGACAAGAAGCAGATTGTCGGCGTGCGCACCTTCGACCGGTTCGAGGGCAAGGACGGCCTCAGCCTGGCGGTGGAAGTCATGCTGCAGCCGCAGGAGAAGAGCTTCACCGACGAGCAGATCGGCGCGATCTCACAGGCGGTAATCGCAGCGGCGCAGAATAAGGGCGCGACGCTGCGGGGTTAG